In Streptococcus oralis, a single window of DNA contains:
- a CDS encoding GMP reductase encodes MLNEFPIFDYEDIQLIPNKCVIKSRAEADTSVTLGNHTFKLPVVPANMQTILDENVAEQLAKGGYFYIMHRFDEEGRIPFIKCMHDQGLIASISVGVKDYEYDFVSQLKADAPEYITIDIAHGHADSVISMIQHIKKELPNTFVIAGNVGTPEAVRELENAGADATKVGIGPGKVCITKVKTGFGTGGWQLAALRWCAKAARKPIIADGGIRTHGDIAKSIRFGASMVMIGSLFAGHIESPGKTIEVDGEQFKEYYGSASQYQKGAYKNVEGKRILLPAKGHLQDTLTEMEQDLQSAISYAGGRKVADLKHVDYVIVKNSIWNGDASH; translated from the coding sequence ATGTTAAATGAATTTCCAATTTTTGATTACGAAGATATTCAGTTGATCCCAAATAAATGTGTCATTAAAAGTCGTGCAGAAGCGGATACAAGTGTCACACTTGGAAATCACACTTTCAAACTACCTGTTGTACCAGCAAATATGCAGACGATTTTGGATGAGAACGTAGCAGAGCAACTGGCTAAAGGCGGTTACTTTTACATTATGCACCGTTTTGATGAAGAGGGGCGCATTCCTTTTATCAAGTGTATGCACGATCAAGGGCTCATTGCTTCCATTTCTGTTGGTGTCAAGGATTACGAGTATGACTTTGTTAGCCAACTCAAGGCTGATGCTCCTGAGTATATCACGATTGATATTGCTCATGGTCATGCGGATAGCGTGATTTCTATGATTCAACACATTAAGAAAGAATTACCAAATACTTTTGTCATTGCTGGCAATGTGGGGACACCAGAAGCTGTTCGTGAATTGGAAAATGCCGGTGCGGATGCTACTAAGGTTGGCATCGGTCCTGGTAAGGTTTGTATCACCAAGGTCAAGACTGGTTTTGGTACAGGTGGCTGGCAATTGGCTGCCCTTCGCTGGTGTGCTAAGGCTGCTCGCAAACCGATCATCGCTGATGGTGGCATTCGTACTCATGGTGATATTGCCAAGTCTATCCGTTTCGGTGCCAGCATGGTCATGATTGGTTCCCTATTTGCAGGACATATCGAAAGCCCAGGAAAGACGATTGAAGTCGATGGCGAACAGTTCAAAGAATACTATGGTTCAGCTTCTCAATATCAAAAAGGAGCCTATAAAAATGTGGAAGGTAAGCGCATCTTACTGCCTGCCAAAGGACACTTGCAAGATACCCTTACTGAGATGGAGCAGGACTTGCAAAGTGCCATTTCCTACGCAGGTGGACGAAAAGTTGCCGATCTCAAACACGTTGATTATGTTATCGTGAAAAACTCTATCTGGAACGGGGATGCATCCCACTAA
- a CDS encoding McrC family protein — protein sequence MRITDNHYKIAREDFVAEFPKLSQALLDRTLDNLSIEDSIFIFPNDLKNSSDLERDQKIFETFNQEIKTGNVIGFLGYGQERLTIASRFSDESNDHFLHYLLQKVLNINLTSLDVGLSPEDKLYQLLVYLFPKYLQAALRKGLYKEYQRFSYNDSHVQGVIDVGNHLKRNVPFMGNVAYTTREFTYDNPLMQLIRHTIEYIKTQKSFGALLDSNRENIAEIIRATPAYKLADRAKIIRMNKTKPIRHAYFREYRKLQELCLMILSREKHGLGPQSQRVHGILFDVAWLWEEYVHSLLPKGFIHPRNKDKTDGISVFSVGKRKVYPDFYDRERKTVLDAKYKKLEFTEKGINREDLFQLISYSYIIKAEKAGLVFPSKHKVVDNEIGKLAGYGALLKKLSIHIPQNASSYNEFCEMMESSEAIFKRNIDKEVGRN from the coding sequence ATGCGGATAACTGATAATCATTATAAAATTGCTAGAGAAGATTTTGTCGCAGAATTTCCCAAACTAAGTCAAGCCCTTCTTGATAGAACACTGGATAACCTTTCTATAGAGGACAGTATCTTTATTTTCCCAAATGATTTAAAGAATTCTTCTGACTTAGAAAGGGATCAAAAAATCTTTGAAACGTTCAATCAGGAAATTAAGACTGGGAATGTGATTGGTTTTCTTGGATATGGTCAGGAAAGATTAACGATTGCCTCTCGTTTTTCTGATGAAAGTAATGACCATTTTTTGCATTATCTTTTACAAAAGGTTCTCAATATCAATCTGACTAGTTTGGATGTCGGTTTATCTCCTGAAGATAAACTCTATCAACTCTTGGTTTACCTCTTTCCCAAGTATTTACAAGCTGCTCTCAGAAAAGGTCTTTATAAGGAATACCAGAGATTTTCTTATAACGACAGTCATGTACAGGGAGTGATAGATGTAGGAAATCATCTTAAGAGAAATGTTCCTTTTATGGGAAATGTTGCCTATACAACAAGAGAGTTTACCTATGATAATCCACTCATGCAATTGATTCGGCATACGATTGAGTACATAAAGACTCAAAAAAGTTTTGGAGCACTACTCGATAGTAATCGTGAAAATATAGCTGAAATTATCCGTGCAACTCCAGCTTATAAACTAGCTGATCGTGCCAAGATTATCAGAATGAATAAAACGAAACCCATCCGACACGCCTACTTCAGAGAGTACAGAAAGTTACAGGAACTCTGCTTGATGATTCTGAGTAGAGAAAAGCATGGTCTTGGCCCTCAATCTCAAAGGGTACATGGTATTCTCTTTGATGTTGCCTGGCTTTGGGAAGAGTATGTTCACAGCTTGTTGCCAAAAGGTTTCATTCATCCACGAAATAAAGATAAGACGGATGGAATTTCAGTATTTTCTGTTGGGAAACGAAAGGTATATCCAGATTTTTATGACAGAGAACGAAAGACTGTTTTAGATGCTAAATATAAGAAACTGGAGTTTACTGAAAAAGGAATCAATCGTGAGGACTTGTTCCAGTTGATTTCCTATTCTTATATTATAAAAGCTGAGAAAGCTGGACTTGTTTTTCCGAGCAAGCACAAGGTTGTTGATAATGAGATAGGAAAGCTAGCAGGTTATGGAGCTTTGTTGAAGAAATTGTCTATCCATATTCCTCAGAATGCTTCATCTTATAATGAATTTTGTGAAATGATGGAAAGCTCCGAAGCAATTTTTAAAAGAAATATTGATAAGGAAGTGGGGAGAAACTAA